The sequence below is a genomic window from Haematobia irritans isolate KBUSLIRL chromosome 3, ASM5000362v1, whole genome shotgun sequence.
actaaaagcttccttatttaatgaagaccgcctaaaggcgggattgggcattagagggttaatagttATGGTGGTAACTTAGACATTTCAAAAAGTTTAATGACTTTTggagaaaattgaattttgcttgGAATTATgtgtacattcttgcaaacaagaAATAGATGTATGCAAAGTATGTTGTGCACTCTTGAATCCTTTCGAGTGTCCTGCTCGATCTTTTTTATAATTCCAATTTTGACCCTCAGGTGACTGTTTTGTAAAACAACCTACAGTTTCTACTGAAACCTCAATTGTTTGACATGAATGCAAATACAGTGACTCacaaaagtattatttttttaaatcaaatttattaaatagttttttttttaatatttccatgGACAAACATAAAAGCAAaggtaaataaaaaatcaaaaaattaacttcattgtattaattcaaaatattaaaactaaaaaaatgcttacaaaagcattcgtCCCATCAGTAATCACATTGTATAAGAcagtattttggtccatttaGTATTTAGTATGGCGTCCTTTGTTAGCGCAAATGGCTTCCAGTCGTCTTGGCATTGACTCTACCAATTTTCGACACGCTTCTTGAGAGATTTTGGCCCATTCTTCCTCTAACACTTTTTAAGGATTGTcttagatgaaatttggttttgtctGATCCACGATTCCAAATGAGACCCTAGTTTTCACTGGGGCTGGTGTTTTGGAGAGGCCACATTTTCACATCCCAGGACGAGTGTTTGGGTCCATTTGAAGCaaacattgtttttatacccaccaccatagaatggtgacgggggtataataagtttgtcattccgtttgtaacacatcgaaatatcgatttccgactatataaagtatatatattcttgatcagggagaaattctaagacgatataacaatgtccgtctgtctgtctgtctgtctgtctgttgtaatcacgctacagtcttcaataatgatgcaatcgtgctgaaattttgcacaaactcgtcttttgtttgcaggcaggtcaagttcgaagatgggctatatcggtccaggttttgatatagtccccatataaaccgacctcccgatttggggtcttgggcttatagaaatcgtagtttttatccaatttgcctgaaatttgaaatctagaggtattttatgaccataaagagatgtcccaaaaatggtgagtatcggtccatgttttggtatagcccccatatagaccgatctcccgattttacttcttgggcttatagaaaccgcagtttttattcaatttacctgaaattagaaatctagaggtattgtaagaccacaaatacgtgtgccaaaaattgtaagtatcggtccatattttggtatagcccccatatagaccgatctcccgattttacttcttgggcttatagaaaccgcagtttttattcaatttaccagaaattggaaatctagaggtattacagaaccacaaatacgtttgccaaaaattgtgagtatcggtccatgttttggaatggtccccatataaaacgacctcccgatttggggtcttgggcttatagaaatcgtagtttttatccaatttgtctgaaatttgaaatctagaggtattttatgaccataaagaggtgtcccaaaaatggtgagtatcggtcaatgttttggtatagcccccatatagaccgatctcccgattttacttcttgggcttataggaaccgcagtttttattaaatttacctgaaattggaaatttagaggtattttaccaccgtaaagaggtgtgccagaaatggtgagtatcggtccatgttttggtatagccctcatatagaccgatctcccgattttacttcttgggcttatagaaaccgtagttttcattcaatttacctgaaattggaaatctagaggtattacaggaccacaaatacgtgtgccaaaaattgtgagtatcggtccatgttttggtatggtccccatataaaacggcctcccggtttggggtcttgggcttatagaaaccgtagtagcccccatatagaccgatttcccgattttacttcttgggcttctagaatccgaagtttttatcctatttgcctgaaattggaaatctagaggtattttcgggtcaaaagaggtgtgccgaacacggtgagtataggtccatattttagtgtagcccccataagaacgatctcccgatttaactccttggatttctagaaaccatagttattatctgatttgcctgaaattgtaaatattctggtatcagattaagtttttatcggtccatttggtaatgcctccatatagaccgacttcacttcttgagggtgtagaaggcgcactgatcatgaaaattgcttgaaactcaatgtaaaatttccagattttacttctacagatttaagatttcaaatcaagacgttattttataattgtcttgcacacttacaagagatgttaatgattcctctaaaactcaaacaaaaatggttcttataaatccagaatctgatatagtcctcataggtgaaatctttaaatttatcttcgggaagtgtcctcaagtcctcaacccctcctgaaatttcaaaggaaacccttatatttggttcatggtggtgggtatttaaaattcggcccggccgaacttagtgctgtatgtactttttaattttcttcttaTCTGTTCCACggacttttcatttttttcatatccagcttttataaaagttttaaaacaaaTACTAAACTCGAATGCACGCATGCGAAGATCTTATTTCATTCTTCAAAGAGTCAGCCTTTGTTTAACTTCGTAAAATATAATTCGACTCATTCCTCTTGCTTACAAACCAAAACTGAaaggtttcaaaatttttaatcctgagtgtttctgaaaaaattttcatcattcatTCATTAGCCGTCAAATGCAGACAGTTTTGCCTTGACATAAAACTTGAGTTTTCTACCAACAAGCACATGCAAAAAGATGACACTTCAAAACAGTTTTAGTTTTAAACCACGAAAGACGATAAAACTCTTCAATATCACAAAAAACTATAGACAAAACAGctatggaaagtctaaagtcgggcatggccgactataatataccctgcaccactttgtggatctacattttcgatatcatctcaaatccttagaatttgttgggagttgaaaaaggtttattttcccatattttatttaaattttaacggatttgcacaattttttttagacttcttaaaaaatttctagacattacatttaagtcggctgttACCCAGTcgcggaacacaatgttagtaaacaaatatgggaaatattgaaATCTAAAGTCATTCGtatgaaatttcgcaaaagtgtctttacgatttatcggtctatacactgaaaaaaatattgacctgatatggaagattatgcatctTAAATTTTAGGGCTCAAAATtttcgcaatgctaaggacaaaattctttcaaataatgacattttaattaaaagaaagtttataatccttgcttcaaaaattttttcattaaatttgggacacaaatcttgaaattttgcgtccctctgttgaagttgtagatctttgaagtaaggcaaatgtcccttaaaataaagaaaaacatttttaatttaaagaaatcgtctttaactcaactgcaatattgaatttttaaatttaagataaaaatgcttcaaatataggctgagacttattttaaggatttgaatctttggtttaaagtttttttttttttttaacattaagaaaatagtttttactttgaagaacttggcataatttggattttgaaactggaactttttttacatgaatacctttattaatatatcgcagagaataaaaattcgatgaatgagatctgtatccaattttaattttatcgatcttagatttaaagccagagaggtccctaaaatatgtctttattttaaagaagccgcatctttggctcggaaccaaaatccttaaaggaaggtcaaaatctttggatccaagtaaactttttttgagtgtagataaaAGGAAGGGaggtaaaggaaaattttgttatttttaaaagCTTTATTTTTTGCTGTggaattttacaagaaaaaatgtgggtattttcaccatattttcccaaattgtaGAACTTCGGCTAAATCTGAGctcgttttgaccaaatttggtacacacagCTCAAATTTAACTTTAAGATCTATGCAATCAAGTCAAGTGTTCATACgagtattaattctactccctgttcaaaatttcatgtaaatcgggtTACAGCTTTGACTTCTGttgtcatataaataaaaatcggggaaaagatatatatgtgagctaagtcgaaatctgaaccaatttcaaccaaatttggcatgcattgctacaatattaattttaCTGCAAAATTTCTCTTGAATCGGATTAAAAAttggacctctgtggtcatatgagtgaaaatcggtcgaaaaatatatttgggagctatatctacatttgaACCGACTTCcagcacactttacgacactatcaattgcactgcaaatttaaaacaagtcaggctgaaattctagcttctgggactatattagtagatatcgggcgaaagatatatatgagagctatatctaaaactgaaccgatttcttcgcaAATAATTCTGACCTAAAACACAtatttctgccaaatttgaagtcgattggactatatTTGCGACCTAGACATTAATTacaaaacagacggacggacagatggacatggctagatcgactcagaggccGGCCCTGATCAatgttgccaaagacaccatatatcTATCGCGTCTCCTTCTGTTATGAACAATTTCTCTTAGgacaaatttcgaaaatttatcgACACAACCAAATACACATACATGTACAACGACGCATACAACTTTAAAGAATGAAATGTGGTGGTACTTTAAATGAATGGATGTGACTGCCACATTTAACCAGTCATCCTGCCTGCCACTCGTCCTATAAAATTGGGAAAAAGCAAAGTTAGCAAATGTAGTTGTTACACTCCCGACGACATCGATAATGGAGCTCAAGTTGGTGATGTTCTGGTATTGGTTGTCGGTGACAATATTCGTGTTGATGtcaatgatgacgatgatgatgatggcggtAATACTGATGGCGGTTGGCGGTAATGGTGACAGCAGAACGCAAAGAACAACTGGCGGCACTCTTACGTCTACACAGTGCCATTTGTGCAACATGTGAAGtcattaaaaatatcaattaactaCTGAtggcaaaaattgaaaatatttatacagaTTAAAGTGAAGCAATGAGAATTAAGAGactttttttctacaaacaaaaaaatggcaCATAATGTGTAAGACATCAATGAGCTGATATATGTAAAGATGAGGAGACACGTTATCTTGGTTAAAGTTATACTATTTATACAGTCTCTGTCGCAGTtatgatatataaaaaaatgcgaATGTATTCCCGGCTACTGCAATTGACAAACCCATTGATTTGACGTTTACTAGGGTTTGTGGTTGTCGGAAATGTTTACCAGGCCATACGAATTTTGAAAGACTTTTGGGCGGTGAGATGTATCTTAACTTACGAGTCTGTTAATTGTATATGTGAATTACGATGGCTGGAAAGATATTTGCACATTACTCTATTGTAAGCAGATCGTGACAGTTTCAACCTCGATTAAACTTGCCAAGAATACATATCCAATTTAAACAAGGAAATAAGCTCATAAATTGAGCGAAGCCAATTATATGATACATATGGGACAATTACTAAACAATTAAgggaaatctaaagtcgggcggggccgaatatatattatattgcatttatgatttaaccCTGCAAGGGGATGCAAGGGAGAGTGACGCGTAATGCACAGCCTATCCTCTTCAAAAGACAACCTCACCCACTGTCGCATAGACTTGGTGCTCCCTGTTCCCTAGCAAACGAGGCTCTGTCGACCGGCCGTAGGCGGTATAACCTTCTCAGGTGCATGGTATCCATACCATGCTACCAAAGCACGTCTGGGTGCTTAGTCAGCAGCCCTGACACCAGAATCGGACGCTGTGGGTCGATCCCTCACTCGTCCTAAATCTACACGATCAACGAAACCGTAACACATACATCCTACCATAACCAAACCGATAAACCGATGACGACCTTTAGCCTCAAACATGGATCACGAATTGGAACCTGGAACGTACGTACCCTTCTGGAGACATCAAAACTGGGACAACTCTGCAATGTATtccttcaatataatctcctcctCCTCGGCATATCCGAAGTGAGATGGCCAGGGTCTGGCGAGTTCTCAGCGCCGAACGGTCTAAGACTATTATTCTCCGGCAAACAAGCGGACCAGCGAAGAGAGGGTGGTGTCGGCATCCTCCTCTCAAAAAATGCATACCAGGCTTTAATGCAATGGAAAGCATATTCTGACCGAATCATATCAGCAAGATTTCGAACAAGAGCGAGAAATACAACAATCATACAGTGCTACGCACCGACGGATACAGCACAAATAGAGCAAAAGGAAGAATTCTATAACAGCCTTGCCAAAGTATTTCAGGATGTTAAGCGAGGTGACATTATAATTTTACTCGGCGATTTCAATGCGCAATTAGGTGACAACAACAATGGCGTGGAGAAAACAATGGGCCGACACGGAATTGGCAATatgaccgaaaatggtgaactctttaaaaatttttgtctaaatcacAACCTGGTAATTGGTGGAACATTATTTCCCCATAAACGCATACACAAAGTGACATGGGTCTCACCCGACGGTATGACCGAAAATCAAATCGATCACATAGCCATAAGTAAAAATTGGAGAGGTTCTCTCCTAGATGTGCGAAATAAGCGAGGAGCAGATATATTCACCGATCATCACTTGCTAACCGCCACCATCCGCCTTAAAGTAGCCGCAATAAAAAAGGGCTCAAGAGGCCAGAAAAGGTTCGACACTGCAAAACTAGAAAATCCTACTACCAAATCTGATTTTACCAATGCTATAAGAGACGCGTTTAACAACCATTCTACAAATGACACATGGACACACACGAAGAACATATTGATTAAAGCCTCAGAGGAACATATCGGCTACAAAACAATGACGAAGAAACCATGGATAACTGATAAAACATGGAATCTTATTCGCATGCGGTCGGAAGCAAAAAATGCTACCAATTCTGCTAAAACAAGGAACGCGAAAACACTAGCACAAAGAGAGCACGCTAGACTGGACAAAATGGTGAAAAAAAGCGCTAGATCGGACAAAAGGAACTGGAGCAACCAGATCGCCCTAACAGCACAAGCAGCAGCAGACACACATCGCAGCCGAGACTTATATAAATCAGTTCGACAGCTGACGAGGTCATCGACAGCAACATCCAAGCCATTAAGAAGCAGTAACGGCGAGTTAACGTCAATAAAAGAGGAGCAaatcaaaatatgggaaacatactACAAAGAGCTGCTCACGGCACCCACACACCCCCTGGAAAACATCTGCAATTGCTCTCAGCATGAAGAAGCACTACATTTTGACACTTCCTGTCCCAACATACCAGAAATAGCCCAAGCAATTTCATCTCTGAAGTCCCACAAATCTCCTGGCCCAGACAACATATCTCCGGAGTTATTGAAAGCCGATAGCTCGCTGAGTGCCGAACTTTTACAACCAtttgtatcaaatttttggtcaaGAAGTCTTACCGACGGAAGTCAAGGAAGGAATTATTACTTTGCTCCCGAAGAAAGGCGACCTATCTCTATGCAAGAACTGGAGGGGAATCACATTATTAAACATGGTCAACAAAGTAATATCACATATCCTGAACAAGCGGTTATCAGACTTTGTAAATCCAAGCTTGAGAAACGAACAAGCTGGCTTTAGAGCGCGGCGGTCTTGTGTCGACCATGTCAACACTATACGAATAATAGTCGAACAATCCGTTGAGTGGCGCTCACCACTTTATCTGTGCTTCATTGACTTTGCAAAAGCTTTTGATACCATACGACACGAAGCATTACTGAAAGCGCTGGAATGTAAGAgagttccaaaaaaaataatccGCCTAATAGCTAGCCTGTACGACGGTGCAACTTGCCGAATACGACACGAACAGCAGCTTAGCGACCAAATAACAGTCGAGATAGGCGTACGCCAAGGATGTGTCCTCTCACCACTCCTCTTCAACATACTTCTCGATGTAATAATGTCACGAGTAACCCAAAGTCACAGAGGAATAACCTGGGGACTACAAGGAAACCTCTGCGATCTCGACTACGCCGACGATATCTGCCTGATTGCGCATAAGGGCACAGAAATCCAAGGTATGCTGAACGATCTAAATAAGTATGCGGCGACTGCTGGAATGTCCATAAAtatccaaaaaaacaaaagtcaTGCGAATCAATGCGAGTAACAATGATACAATTGCAGTAAATCGGAAGCcaattgaaaatgtaaatacattCTGCTACCTGGGAAGCATTATAACATCCGAAGGTGGTTCCTCCGAAGATATAAAAAATCGCCTCAATAAGGGCCGAGCCGCTTTCGCGTCCCTTGAGAAAGTATGGCGTTCAACATATATATCGAGGAACACGAAAATCAAAATCTTCAACGCAAGCATAAAATCAGTAATACTGTATGGCTGTGAGACATGGAATTCCGCAAACAAAGAACTACAGGCTATTCAAGTATTTATTAATCGCTGCCTAAGGAAAATAGTACGAATATTTTGGCCAAATACTATCACAAACGAAGAACTATGGCGTACCACCAAGCAGGAATCTGTACTATTGGAAATTCGAAGAAGAAAATGGATGTGGATCGGGCATACCTTGAGGAAGCCGCACGATGACATAACAAGAACAGCACTTGACTGGAATCCACAGGGAAGCCGAAGAAGAGGTAGACCAGCGAACACGTGGAGAAGACTAGTAGATGCCGAAATACACGATGCGGGATACACTTGgcgagaactaaaaaacttagcTAATGACAGAACAAAATGGAATGCATTTGTTACGGCCCTATGTTCCTCCTaggaatttcaggaaaatatatatatatatatatatatatatatatatatatatatatatatatatatatatatatatatatatatatatatatatatatatgatttaaccctctaatgtcccaattttttgccaccTGATTAAAAACTCAATGTTAACGATACAAAAAAAcgacacaagaaaaatttatacggtaaaattcagtatatgctgcaaagcctcttgaagagttttaacaaaactttatttttaataagtccccggtctgagacatagatggtgtcgctagtattaaatgcatactatttttatacagtaacaaccttcaaatgattcgtttcaaaatttgacgtctgtaagtcaattagtttgtgagatagagcgtcttttgtgaagcaacttttgtttttgtgaaaaaaatgaaaagaaaggaatttcgtgttttgataaaatactgttttctgaagggaaaaaatacggtggaagcaaacacttggcttgataatgagtttccggactctgcccctgggaaatcaacaataattgattggtatgcaaaattcaagcgtggtgaaattagcacggaggacggtgaacgcagtggacgcccgaaagaggtggttaccgacgaaaacatcaaaaaaatatacaaaatgatTTCGaaggaccgtaaaatgaagttgatcgagatagaagAGGCCtttaagatatcaaaggaacgtgttggtcatatcattcatcagtatttggatatgcggaagctctgtgcaaaatgggtgcgcgcgagctcacatttgaccaaaaacaacaacgtgttgatgattttgagcggtgtttgcagctgttaactcgtaatacacccgagtttttccgtcgatatgtgacaatggatgaaacatggctccatcactatactcttaagtccaatcgacagtcggctgagtggacagcgaccggtgaaccgtctccgaaacgtggaaagactcagaagtccgctggaaaagtaatggcctctgtttttttggatgCCCATGGAatcatttttatcgattatcttgagaagggaaaaaccatcaacagtgactattgtatggcattattggagcatttgaaggtcgaaatcgcggcaaaacggccccatataaagaagaaaaaagtattctTCCACCATGACAACGcactgtgccacaagtcattgagaacgatggcaaaaatgcatgaattgggcttcaaattgcttccctacccacagtattctacagatctggccccagcaactttttcttgttctcagacctcaaaaggatgctcgcaggggaaaaaaattggctgaagaagtgatcgccgaaactgaggcctattttgaggcaaaaccgaaggagtactaccaaaatggtatcaaaaaattggagggtctttataatcgttgtatcgctcttgaagggaactatattgaataattaaaacgaattttgacaaaaaaaaatgtgtttttctttgttagaccggggacttatcagccaacctgttattttaccCAGTTTTGTTGacgtaaggtgtgttttactaaaggcTTCCTcaacgaagcccgcctaaaggcgggattggacattagagggttaacataCCTTTTAGAAGTGAAtatttgaatcaaatacaaaaattgtgatttcaattatttttataacctccaccataggatgggggtatattaactttgtcattccgtttgtaacacatcgaaatattgctctaagaccccataaagtatatatattctgggtcgtggtgaaattctgagtcgatctaagcatgtccgtccgtccgtccgtctgtccggctgtccgtccgtctgtggaaatcacgctaacttccgaacgaaactagctatcgacttgaaacttggcacaagtagttgttattgatgtaggtcgaatggtattgaaaatgggccatatcggcccacgtttacgtatagcccccatataaaccgatccccaaatttggcttgcggagccttccggagcagcaaaatgcatccgatccggttgaaatttggtacgtggtctaagtatacggtctctaacaaccatgcaaaaattggtccatatcggtccataattatatttagcccccatataaaccgatccccagatttgacctccggagcctcttggaggggcaaaattcatccgatccggttgaaatttggtacctgatgttagtatacggtctctaacaaccatgcaaaaattggtccatatcggtccataaatatatatagctccatataaaccgatccccagatttgacctccggagcctcttggaggagcaaacttcatcctacccgattgaaatttggtacgtggtgttagtatatggtctctaacaaccatgctaaaactggtccatatcggtccataattatatatagctcccatataaaccgatccccagatttgacctccggagcctcttggaggggcaaaattcatccgatccaattgaaatttagtatgtggtgttagtatatggtctctaacaaccatgcaaaaattggtccatatcggtccataattatatatagctcccatataaaccgatccccagatttgacctccggagcctcttggaggagcaaaagtcatccgatgcggttgaaatttggtacatttcgttagtatatggcctctaacagccatgtaaaaattgtcaaattttattactatagaaagttttgtcaaaatttcatttctatagaaagttttctaaaaagtttatttctatagcaatgtttgtgaacattttatttccatagaaaattttgtcaaaattttatttctatagaaaattttgtaaaaaatttatttctgtaaaaaattttgtcaacattttatttctatagacaattttgtcaacattttatttctatagaacattttgtcaacattttatttctatagaaaattttgtcaacattttatttctatagaaaattttgtcaaaattttattcctatagaaaattttgtcaacattttacttccatagaaaattttgtcaacattttatttctatagaaaattttgtcaagtttttatttctatagaaaattttgtcaaaattttatttctatagaaaattttgtcaaactgaattatatacgtatttaatcggcctttttttttgtttaatatataccccttatggactaacttacaatttagcagacagtgctaaaaagttttacgataccttgccatcggcaagtgttatcgcaacccaagtaattcgtttgtggatgacagcctttagtagaagttcctacgcaatccatggtggagggtacataagattcggcctggccgaacttacggccgtatatacttgttgtatttgattttcagcttattacaaaaatcatgaatccaattactaaaattgtaaagtcgtcctaaaattaatttcaaataattggATAATTGTATTGAGAAGAAAagtaattggaatttgtcatGACATTTGAATGAGACTGTAAtcaatccaaatacattagtttttaaaatatatgatgCTTTTAATTACGGTCGTAATTGAATTAAGTACAatgtttagtaaattttgtaaccgACAACAATTACCATTGTGATTAAATTTATTACGATGGATATCAATATATATAGTAAACTACTGTAACTGTAAATAGTAAATTATTGTAATAATTGAGTTAAGTGCGTAGAATATTGATTTTTAGATAAATAAATGCACGAAATAATGTCTGTATAAAGAATCTTATATATTTCGAGTAAAGTCGAAAAGAGAATTTTATATAATCTGCCAGCCACACATATCTGATTTAATAGAGACTCGAAAAAACGGGGAAATTTGCACCATCTGGTCCAATAATCATTTGGCATGATTTGTTTAATCGCCTCCACTTTATTTTCTGCAATATAATAAAGCCTCTGatagtcatcaaatatttttttgtcgttAATGTAAATTGATCCTTCATTTGCATGGGACTGAAAGACTATGTGGTGCGTTAGGGTGAgtggaaaacaaaatttgattgtgaatgcgcgtgagtaaaatttcttcaaaatcacgatcacgaaaaaatatgataaaattaaCCTTCACGCTAAAATTCACCCTCAGGATAGAATTCAAACGTGCGTGGgcaaaaatgtaatatttttcgtgaaattgcgtgactgaaatttttcTCACGCACTTATCTCTAATTGACGTAAAGGTGGTTTAGAATAAAGATACTT
It includes:
- the LOC142231022 gene encoding uncharacterized protein LOC142231022, which codes for MVTAERKEQLAALLRLHSAICATLRWPGSGEFSAPNGLRLLFSGKQADQRREGGVGILLSKNAYQALMQWKAYSDRIISARFRTRARNTTIIQCYAPTDTAQIEQKEEFYNSLAKVFQDVKRGDIIILLGDFNAQLGDNNNGVEKTMGRHGIGNMTENGELFKNFCLNHNLVIGGTLFPHKRIHKVTWVSPDGMTENQIDHIAISKNWRGSLLDVRNKRGADIFTDHHLLTATIRLKVAAIKKGSRGQKRFDTAKLENPTTKSDFTNAIRDAFNNHSTNDTWTHTKNILIKASEEHIGYKTMTKKPWITDKTWNLIRMRSEAKNATNSAKTRNAKTLAQREHARLDKMVKKSARSDKRNWSNQIALTAQAAADTHRSRDLYKSVRQLTRSSTATSKPLRSSNGELTSIKEEQIKIWETYYKELLTAPTHPLENICNCSQHEEALHFDTSCPNIPEIAQAISSLKSHKSPGPDNISPELLKADSSLSAELLQPFVSNFWSRSLTDGSQGRNYYFAPEERRPISMQELEGNHIIKHGQQSNITYPEQAVIRLFEQSVEWRSPLYLCFIDFAKAFDTIRHEALLKALECKRVPKKIIRLIASLYDGATCRIRHEQQLSDQITVEIGVRQGCVLSPLLFNILLDVIMSRVTQSHRGITWGLQGNLCDLDYADDICLIAHKGTEIQVMRINASNNDTIAVNRKPIENVNTFCYLGSIITSEGGSSEDIKNRLNKGRAAFASLEKVWRSTYISRNTKIKIFNASIKSVILYGCETWNSANKELQAIQVFINRCLRKIVRIFWPNTITNEELWRTTKQESVLLEIRRRKWMWIGHTLRKPHDDITRTALDWNPQGSRRRGRPANTWRRLVDAEIHDAGYTWRELKNLANDRTKWNAFVTALCSS